TCGCGCTCTAATTGCAACATAGCCCTACCGGTTTCATGCTTATCTCCAGCACTACTTTTAGTTTCAGAAAGCATTGACTCCTGAATTTCAGAAATGGTGTTGTTTATGGTTTCAAACCGCATTTCTGTATATGCCAAACATTGCCTGTAAAGTTGTTCTTTTATTGACAGTTTTTCCATTTTGCTTTGTTGCTTCTCAACAGTATTAAACTAAATCGACAAGTTGTTTGCCTATCAAACCTCCTATGGCAATCCCCATTCCTCCTAGCCTAACACCACAAAATACATTGTTCGATACTTGTTTTACTATGGCCTTCTTCTGGTGGCCTACCCCCATGATACCACTCCACCTGTGTTCAATTTCAAAGTCTTTATTAGGTAAAATAATTGAACTTAAGATGTCTTCTAATTTATTTTGAATTAAGGAATTTAGGGCGAATTCTGTTGTTTCTTCCGTTTTGAAATCAAGATTTCTTCCGCCGCCAAAGAGGATTCTATTATCAATATTCCTGAAATAATAAAAGCCCCTATCGAGATGAAATGTTCCTTTTATTTGAAGGTTTTTAATGGGTTTTGTAATTACTACTTGTGCTCTGCCCGGTTTAACATTTTCATTGAGTAATTGTGAGGCAAATCCGTTTGTGGCTATTAATAATTTTGAAGTTGAAAACTCAAATCGATTGGTTATTACTTTCACAGTATTATTATTTTCCGAAAAGCTTTCAACCTGTACATTATTTAGGATTTTTACACCTGCAGAATACACTTTTTTGAGTAAGGCAGCCATCATTTTCCCAGTATCAATCTGTCCTTCAAAAGGGTTATAAATAGTCTCTTCTTTTATATTTTGAAAATTGAAATGCTGCTTCTTCAAAGCAAACACTTCAGCTTCAAAAATAGGAAAAAGCATTTGGTTTATGTCCTCAAGATTTGAAAGGCATTCATTAAAAAGTGTATCGTTATTTGGTGTAAATAATTCGTACCCACCGTAGTTTTTATAACCAATAGCTGTGTCACCCAAATTTTGTCTTAACAAGTTAAGGCCATCAACTCTTTTTTTTACCAAATCGAACATCTCCGTTAGCGTATGTGTTTCAAGGTCGCTAAGAATTTCACTAAGGCTCCCGAAACATGCAAAACCAGCATTTTTGGTACTTGCACCTTGCGGCAACATTCCCTTTTCTAAAACAAGAATTTTAGATTTGGGGAATCGCTGCTTCAAATAGAGGGCGCAATTTAAACCCACTATACCGCTACCAACAATACAAAAATCGATATTGGTTAACCATGATTTTATTTCCCAGTAAGACAGGTTCATGATGCTAATTTAAGGCTTTAAACCATACAATCCCTTCGGTTAATATAGAGGTAGCACCATAAAAAAACTCCGAAATTGCTTTCGGAGTTATTATTTTTTTATTCTTCTGATGGTTTTTCCATCTTAAAATCTTCCATGAATTTTGTGGTATAATTACCAGCAACATAATCTGGATGGTCCATAAGCTGTCTATGGAACGGAATAGTAGTTTTTATACCTTCTATAACAAACTCATCTAAAGCACGCTTCATTTTACTAATGGCCTCTTCTCGAGTTTGCGCTGTTGTAATCAACTTTGCAATCATAGAATCGTAGTTAGGCGGAATAGCATACCCTGCATAAACATGGGTATCTAAACGTACACCATGACCTCCTGGCGCATGCAAAGTGGTGATAACACCCGGTGATGGTCTAAAACCATTATATGGGTCTTCTGCGTTGATTCTACATTCTATGGAGTGTAGATTTGGCAAGTAATTCTTTCCAGAAATTGGAACGCCTGCCGCTACTAATATTTGTTCGCGAATTAAATCAAAATCAATAACCTGTTCTGTAATGGGGTGCTCTACTTGGATACGCGTATTCATTTCCATAAAATAGAAATTACGATGCTTATCGACCAAAAATTCGATAGTTCCTGCTCCTTCGTACTTAATGTATTCTGCAGCTTTAACAGCAGCCTCTCCCATTTTTTTGCGCAAAGCTGTTGTCATAAATGGCGAAGGCACCTCTTCGGTTAACTTTTGGTGACGACGCTGTATAGAACAATCGCGCTCCGATAGATGGCAAGCTTTACCATTTGAATCGCCAACAATCTGAATTTCGATATGTCTAGGCTCTTCAATAAGCTTTTCCATGTACATATCATCATTTCCAAAGGCAGCCTTACTTTCTTGTCTGGCTGAATCCCATGCCGCTTTTAAATCTTCAGGCTTAAAAACACCTCGCATACCTTTACCTCCACCACCGGCAGACGCTTTAAGCATTACAGGATACCCCACTTCTTTGGCCAGCTTTTCACACTCCTCGAAATCTTTTATAACCCCTTCACTACCCGGCACACAAGGCACTCCTGCAGCTTTCATGGTCGCTTTTGCGTTAGCTTTATCGCCCATGCGATCAATCATTTCTGGGTCGGCACCAATAAATTTTATACCGTGCTCTTCACAAATTTTTGAAAATTTGGCATTTTCGGAAAGAAACCCATAGCCCGGGTGAATGGCATCGGCATTGGTTATTTCGGCCGCCGAAATAATATTGGACATTTTCAAGTAAGACTCGCTACTTGGCGCTGGACCAATACACACCGCTTCGTCGGCAAATTTTACATGCAAACTTTCAGCATCTGCTTTCGAGTAAACGGCAACCGTTTTAATGCCCATTTCTTTACAGGTTCTAATAACACGAAGTGCTATTTCCCCCCTATTGGCAATCAATATTTTTTTAAACATAACTTTTAAATATTAAAATCTCAAATTCCAAATTCCAACAAATTGGGATTTGTTTTTTGGAATTTTAAAATTGGTTATGATGGATCTACTAAAAATAAAGGTTGATCAAATTCTACAGGTGAAGAATCGTCAACCAATATTTTTACAATTTTTCCTGAAACTTCAGATTCTATTTCGTTAAAAAGCTTCATTGCTTCAATAATACAAAGCACATCGCCTTCGGCTATGGTTTGCCCTACCTCAACAAACAATGGCTTATCTGGAGAAGGTTTTCTATAGAATGTACCTATAATTGGCGATTTTATTGTAATGTATTTAGAGTCGTCGTCTGCTTTTGCAGGTGCCGCTGGTTCGGCTGCTTTTGCAGGGGCTGCTGCCTCTGCTGGTGGAGCTGCCACTACCTGCTGCGGTATTTGGGCTGGAACCGGTGCATACTGTACCGATGGATTTTTATCTGAATCCGATCCTGTTCTGATAGTGATTTTTACATCATCCATCTCTAGTTTAACCTCACTTGCCCCAGATTTGGCAACAAATTTGATAAGGTTTTGAATCTCTTTTATATCCATAATTTACTAATTTTTGTTAGTGGGTTGTTAGTTTTTTGAATTATAGGCCCATTTTAAATAGATGGCGCCCCAATTGAATCCGCCTCCAAAAGCGGCAAAAATAATATTATCGCCTTTTTTAAGTTGTGATTCGTAATCGTTTAAAAGTAGAGGTAGCGTAGCCGAGGTTGTGTTTCCATATTTATGGATGTTCACCATTACCTTCTCTTCTTCTAAATTTATGCGTTGCGCCGTAGCATCAATAATACGTTTGTTGGCTTGGTGCGCTGCTAGCCAATCTACATTGTCTTTTGTTAAATTATTTCGCTCTAAAACCTTTACAGTGGCATCAGCCATATTGAACACAGCATTTTTAAAAACGGTACGTCCTTCTTGAAAGGCGTATTGTCCGCCTTTTGCCATAGCCTCTTCGGTAATAGGAAAGGAAGACCCTCCGTATGTTGCCTGTAAAAATTCGCGACCTGTTCCATCACTTCTTAAGTATTCGTCTTGAAGCCCTAAATTTTCTTCATTAGGCTCGAATAACACCGCTCCGGCACCATCACCAAAAATAATACAGGTAGCACGGTCTTTATAGTTTATGATTGACGACATTTTATCGGCACCTATCAACAATACATTTTTATAGCGTCCAGATTCTATGTAACTGGCTGCTACTGACATGCCATACAAAAAACTCGAACAAGCGGCATCCATATCGAATGAAAAGGCATTGGTTGCCCCAATTTCTGATGCAGTAAACGATGCCGTTGAAGCCGCTTTCATATCTGGAGTTGCTGTTGCAACGATAACAAGTTCTATATCTTTTGGATCGATGCCCTTCTTGTTTATAAGGTCTTGGGCTGCTTTAATGGCAAGAAACGATGTACCTTTTCCTTCATCTCTTAGAATTCGACGCTCTTTGATTCCTGTTCTGGTTGTAATCCATTCATCATTGGTCTCAACCATGTTTTCAAGCATCTGGTTGGTCAATACATATTCTGGCACATATGCACCTACAGCTGTAATTGCCGCTGAGATTTTACTCATACCTTTTAAATTATTTCGATTAAAAAATCGTTAAAAATAGGGGAAAACGCTCAATATTTTACGAAAACTACTAAATTTTGACGTAATAATTTGCAAATTACGTGTTTTTGTGATTTAGAAAAAGTATTTCATAAAAAAAACGCTCAACAATGAGCGTTTTAATATATGCTTGCATAATTGTTTTTATGCTAAGTTCTCTACTTCTTCTGAATTGTCAATTAATACTTGACCTCTGTAGTATAATTTTCCTTCATGCCAGTGTGCTCTGTGGTAAAGGTGCGCTTCACCAGTTGTTGGACATGTTGCAATCTGTGGCGCAGTTGCTTTATAGTGCGTTCTTCTTTTATCTCTTCTTGTTTTCGAGATTTTTCTTTTAGGATGTGCCATTTTATATATTATTTATCCGTTAATAATTTCTTTAATTTATTCCATCGAGGATCAATTTCCTCTTCCTCTTCTTTTTCTTCTTTTTGCTTGGGTCTTAATTCTTCTAATCTTTTAAGTATGTCTGAATCTAGAGAGCCATCTTCAATTCCTGGGTGTGTTCTTTTTAATGGAACGGCCAA
This genomic stretch from Flavobacteriaceae bacterium GSB9 harbors:
- a CDS encoding FAD-binding oxidoreductase gives rise to the protein MNLSYWEIKSWLTNIDFCIVGSGIVGLNCALYLKQRFPKSKILVLEKGMLPQGASTKNAGFACFGSLSEILSDLETHTLTEMFDLVKKRVDGLNLLRQNLGDTAIGYKNYGGYELFTPNNDTLFNECLSNLEDINQMLFPIFEAEVFALKKQHFNFQNIKEETIYNPFEGQIDTGKMMAALLKKVYSAGVKILNNVQVESFSENNNTVKVITNRFEFSTSKLLIATNGFASQLLNENVKPGRAQVVITKPIKNLQIKGTFHLDRGFYYFRNIDNRILFGGGRNLDFKTEETTEFALNSLIQNKLEDILSSIILPNKDFEIEHRWSGIMGVGHQKKAIVKQVSNNVFCGVRLGGMGIAIGGLIGKQLVDLV
- a CDS encoding ketoacyl-ACP synthase III → MSKISAAITAVGAYVPEYVLTNQMLENMVETNDEWITTRTGIKERRILRDEGKGTSFLAIKAAQDLINKKGIDPKDIELVIVATATPDMKAASTASFTASEIGATNAFSFDMDAACSSFLYGMSVAASYIESGRYKNVLLIGADKMSSIINYKDRATCIIFGDGAGAVLFEPNEENLGLQDEYLRSDGTGREFLQATYGGSSFPITEEAMAKGGQYAFQEGRTVFKNAVFNMADATVKVLERNNLTKDNVDWLAAHQANKRIIDATAQRINLEEEKVMVNIHKYGNTTSATLPLLLNDYESQLKKGDNIIFAAFGGGFNWGAIYLKWAYNSKN
- the rpmF gene encoding 50S ribosomal protein L32, with the protein product MAHPKRKISKTRRDKRRTHYKATAPQIATCPTTGEAHLYHRAHWHEGKLYYRGQVLIDNSEEVENLA
- the accB gene encoding acetyl-CoA carboxylase biotin carboxyl carrier protein; protein product: MDIKEIQNLIKFVAKSGASEVKLEMDDVKITIRTGSDSDKNPSVQYAPVPAQIPQQVVAAPPAEAAAPAKAAEPAAPAKADDDSKYITIKSPIIGTFYRKPSPDKPLFVEVGQTIAEGDVLCIIEAMKLFNEIESEVSGKIVKILVDDSSPVEFDQPLFLVDPS
- the accC gene encoding acetyl-CoA carboxylase biotin carboxylase subunit; protein product: MFKKILIANRGEIALRVIRTCKEMGIKTVAVYSKADAESLHVKFADEAVCIGPAPSSESYLKMSNIISAAEITNADAIHPGYGFLSENAKFSKICEEHGIKFIGADPEMIDRMGDKANAKATMKAAGVPCVPGSEGVIKDFEECEKLAKEVGYPVMLKASAGGGGKGMRGVFKPEDLKAAWDSARQESKAAFGNDDMYMEKLIEEPRHIEIQIVGDSNGKACHLSERDCSIQRRHQKLTEEVPSPFMTTALRKKMGEAAVKAAEYIKYEGAGTIEFLVDKHRNFYFMEMNTRIQVEHPITEQVIDFDLIREQILVAAGVPISGKNYLPNLHSIECRINAEDPYNGFRPSPGVITTLHAPGGHGVRLDTHVYAGYAIPPNYDSMIAKLITTAQTREEAISKMKRALDEFVIEGIKTTIPFHRQLMDHPDYVAGNYTTKFMEDFKMEKPSEE